A stretch of Mobula birostris isolate sMobBir1 chromosome 2, sMobBir1.hap1, whole genome shotgun sequence DNA encodes these proteins:
- the lyrm2 gene encoding LYR motif-containing protein 2: MAAGRLPSGVLSFKEFMHRRNVLDLYRKILKAINQIPDEGDKQYLKNWAREEFKQNKNATNQDTIRMMLTHGNLQLQELEKMLRLAK; the protein is encoded by the exons ATGGCTGCGGGTCGCTTACCGTCCGGTGTGCTCAGCTTTAAAGAG TTCATGCACCGTAGAAACGTCCTGGATTTATACCGGAAGATTTTAAAAGCCATTAATCAAATTCCAGATGAAGGAGATAAGCAGTACCTTAAAAACTGGGCTAGAGAAGAATTCAAACAGAACAAAAATGCTACAAATCAA GATACAATACGGATGATGCTGACCCATGGAAATCTACAACTGCAGGAGCTGGAGAAAATGCTTCGATTAGCAAAATGA